In one window of Chryseobacterium phocaeense DNA:
- a CDS encoding LLM class flavin-dependent oxidoreductase, which translates to MELGIGMFGDLAFDQATGKYRDAGVKIREILDQVKLMDEVGIDVFAMGEHHRPDYAVSSPEMVLAGAASITKNIKLASGVTVLSSSEPVKVYEDFSTLDLISDGRAEIFVGRGSFIESFPLYGYSLNDYEELFDEKLELLLKINTEENVTWSGKLRAPMQNQTVYPRAKNNGKLSIWRAVGGTPQSVLSAAKLGMPLVVAIIGGMPVQFRNLVEFYKQEYQKAGHDMSQMHIAIHSHTFVSEDQAVVDGYFNNYKSQMDRIGASRGWAPYTKMQYEGGRAREGALFIGNPAEVADKIAYMKEIFGITRFIGHMDVGDPAHDVMMKSIELFGEKVKPVIQNL; encoded by the coding sequence ATGGAATTAGGAATAGGCATGTTTGGTGACCTGGCTTTTGATCAGGCGACCGGAAAATACAGAGATGCAGGGGTAAAGATCCGTGAGATACTGGATCAGGTAAAATTAATGGATGAGGTGGGAATTGATGTTTTTGCAATGGGTGAGCATCACCGTCCTGATTATGCGGTTTCATCACCGGAAATGGTACTGGCCGGAGCGGCAAGTATTACCAAAAATATAAAACTGGCCAGTGGGGTTACGGTTTTAAGCTCCTCAGAACCTGTAAAAGTATATGAAGATTTTTCAACCCTAGATCTGATTTCAGACGGAAGAGCTGAAATATTTGTGGGAAGAGGAAGCTTTATAGAATCATTTCCTTTGTACGGCTACTCATTGAATGATTACGAGGAACTTTTTGATGAAAAACTGGAGCTGTTATTAAAGATTAACACGGAAGAAAATGTTACCTGGTCCGGAAAACTTCGGGCACCCATGCAGAACCAGACCGTTTATCCAAGAGCTAAAAATAATGGGAAGCTATCGATCTGGAGAGCGGTAGGAGGAACACCGCAGTCTGTTTTAAGTGCTGCAAAACTGGGAATGCCGCTGGTGGTAGCCATTATTGGAGGAATGCCGGTACAGTTTAGAAATTTAGTGGAATTCTATAAGCAGGAATACCAGAAAGCAGGCCATGATATGTCTCAAATGCACATCGCTATTCACTCGCATACATTTGTAAGTGAAGACCAGGCCGTAGTAGACGGATATTTCAATAATTACAAATCCCAGATGGACAGGATCGGGGCTTCAAGAGGCTGGGCGCCATACACCAAAATGCAGTATGAAGGCGGAAGAGCAAGAGAAGGAGCGTTGTTCATCGGAAATCCGGCAGAAGTTGCGGATAAGATAGCCTATATGAAAGAGATTTTTGGAATCACCAGATTTATCGGGCATATGGATGTGGGAGATCCGGCTCATGATGTGATGATGAAATCCATAGAATTATTTGGTGAAAAAGTAAAACCGGTTATTCAGAATTTATAA
- a CDS encoding VF530 family protein translates to MEPSKDPLHGKRLDAILEELVEYYEGFERLGEQINIKCFTDNPSISSSLKFLRKTPWARTKVESLYLYVLRQKKRDEKKNGN, encoded by the coding sequence ATGGAACCCTCCAAAGACCCGTTACACGGAAAAAGACTCGATGCTATCCTTGAAGAGCTGGTAGAATACTATGAAGGCTTTGAAAGATTAGGCGAGCAGATCAATATAAAATGTTTTACAGACAACCCAAGTATCAGTTCTTCCCTGAAGTTTCTTAGAAAAACTCCCTGGGCAAGGACTAAAGTGGAAAGCCTGTATCTCTATGTATTGAGACAGAAAAAAAGAGATGAAAAAAAGAACGGAAACTGA
- a CDS encoding FKBP-type peptidyl-prolyl cis-trans isomerase, whose product MTIENNHVVAVRYILHTIEEDGSKILVEETTAENPLTFLYGVGRMIPKFEQNIHGLKAGDKASFVIQPEEAYGEKDPNSIVQLPLDMFQESGTPPVGAILPLSDGQGNNFQAFVVEVTPEAVIADLNHPMAGKVLDFEVEILNTRPATEEELSHGHSHGIDGTEAH is encoded by the coding sequence ATGACAATTGAAAACAATCATGTTGTAGCAGTACGTTACATTCTTCATACCATCGAAGAAGATGGAAGCAAGATTCTTGTAGAAGAAACAACAGCAGAAAATCCTCTTACGTTTTTATATGGCGTAGGAAGAATGATCCCTAAGTTTGAACAGAATATCCATGGTCTGAAAGCCGGAGATAAAGCATCTTTCGTGATTCAGCCTGAAGAGGCTTATGGAGAAAAAGATCCTAATTCAATCGTGCAGCTGCCACTTGATATGTTCCAGGAATCCGGAACTCCGCCGGTAGGAGCTATTTTACCTTTATCTGATGGTCAGGGTAATAATTTCCAGGCATTTGTAGTAGAGGTAACACCTGAAGCGGTAATTGCAGACCTTAACCACCCAATGGCGGGTAAAGTTTTAGATTTCGAGGTGGAAATTTTAAATACACGTCCGGCAACGGAAGAAGAACTGTCTCACGGTCATTCTCATGGAATTGACGGAACAGAAGCTCACTAA
- a CDS encoding YchJ family protein, protein MNCPCCSGKLYEECCKPYHTGEKHAPSAEALMRSRFSAFAIPNGEYLMETTLPSKRKLHNKKDLQQWGEINEWTKLEIVNKPSANKVEFKAFYTDEEGQKQIHHELSKFKMIQNRWFYVSGEFLE, encoded by the coding sequence ATGAATTGTCCCTGCTGCTCAGGAAAATTATACGAAGAATGCTGCAAGCCTTACCACACCGGAGAAAAGCATGCTCCATCCGCAGAAGCATTGATGCGCTCACGGTTTTCGGCCTTTGCAATTCCAAATGGAGAATATTTAATGGAAACCACGCTTCCTTCGAAACGGAAATTGCACAACAAAAAAGATCTGCAGCAATGGGGTGAGATCAATGAATGGACGAAACTGGAAATTGTGAACAAGCCTTCTGCCAACAAAGTTGAATTTAAAGCGTTTTATACGGATGAGGAAGGGCAAAAGCAGATTCATCATGAATTATCAAAATTCAAAATGATTCAAAACCGCTGGTTTTATGTGAGCGGAGAATTTTTAGAATAA